From a single Labrus bergylta chromosome 14, fLabBer1.1, whole genome shotgun sequence genomic region:
- the nsrp1 gene encoding nuclear speckle splicing regulatory protein 1, with product MAAPTKQYGLILPQKKGAAKTAILKKTCVFGDDSDDETSVGESLQKEAVKKKMMKQTRLEMQKALEEDSTVYDYDAVYDDIQNQRLESNKKVLHGADKRPKYIHQLMRAVEDRKKEQERREDRKIQKEREAEGEQFADKEAYVTSAYKQKLEEQKEEQEREKREAAIEAALDVKKQKDLSGFYRHLLNQTVGEEEIPDRSANKTQTSKETERSSPIPSPTSQDKTPSSCSDNEEGHGQKSEFSKPGIGSAHLKRQYRQRSPSSGSGEEKEKEREKDRHKKSHRDHDRDRGRDRDKDRDRRGGRERDERHGGRRDDRDRRKERGREDDRHRSKEVTAREDRHGKRERSPKERERDRNGEREKRRNPDEDKRKDKDQEEERERRKEGEKERVLKKEEKDPESKEAVTGEKEEGQGQEAEEKANKFVKRSTDQTVSTARERYMARQMARSACKTYIEKEED from the exons ATGGCGGCCCCTACAAAACA GTATGGGCTGATCTTGCCTCAGAAGAAAGGAGCAGCAAAGACTGCAATCCTTAAAAAAACCTGTGTGTTTGGGGATGATTCAGATGATGAG ACCTCTGTTGGTGAGAGCCTTCAGAAAGAAGCTGTCaaaaagaagatgatgaagCAG ACACGTTTGGAGATGCAGAAAGCCCTGGAAGAGGACAGCACTGTATATGATTACGATGCTGTGTATGATGACATTCAAAACCAGAGACTTGAGAGCAACAAAAAAGTTTTGCATGGTGCTGACAAAAGG CCAAAGTACATCCACCAGTTAATGAGAGCTGTTGAGGACCGAAAGAAAGAACAGGAACGAAGGGAAGACAGGAAGATCcagaaggagagggaggcagagggagagcagTTTGCCGATAAAGAGGCTTATGTTACCTCTGCCTACAAGCAAAAActggaggagcagaaggaggagcaggagagagagaagagagaggcagCTATTGAGG CTGCCTTGGAcgtgaagaaacaaaaagaccTGAGCGGCTTCTATCGGCACCTGCTGAATCAGACTGTAGGAGAGGAGGAAATACCAGATCGCTCAGCAAACAA AACTCAAACCtcaaaagagacagagaggtcatCACCTATCCCCTCACCAACTTCCCAGGATAAAACCCCAAGTTCTTGCAGTGACAATGAGGAGGGGCACGGGCAGAAGTCTGAGTTCAGCAAGCCTGGTATCGGCTCCGCACATTTGAAACGCCAGTACAGACAGAGGTCGCCTTCCTCAGGGAGcggagaggaaaaggagaaggaaaGGGAGAAAGATAGGCACAAGAAGAGCCACAGAGAtcatgacagagacagagggagggacagagacaaagacagagaccgAAGGGGGGGAAGGGAAAGGGATGAGAGACATGGAGGTAGAAGAGACGACAGAGAtcgaaggaaagaaagaggcagagaagaTGACAGGCACAGGAGCAAGGAGGTTACAGCGAGGGAAGATAGGCAtgggaagagggagaggagccctaaagaaagagagagggatagaaatggtgaaagagagaagaggaggaatcCAGATGAGGACAAGCGGAAGGACAAGGatcaggaagaagagagagagaggaggaaggaaggagagaaggagagggtgctgaagaaggaagagaaagatCCAGAAAGCAAGGAAGCTGTCACAGGGGAAAAAGAGGAAGGACAAGGACAGGAAGCTGAGGAAAAGGCGAATAAATTTGTGAAGCGCAGCACGGATCAAACTGTGAGTACGGCGAGAGAGCGGTACATGGCTCGACAGATGGCCCGCTCAGCTTGCAAGACCTATatagagaaggaggaggactGA
- the LOC136182449 gene encoding calpain-1 catalytic subunit-like yields MKQTQSYTYNRELVEQHSLVPGEYVIIPSTMKPYMDAEFALSVFTKSEAKITPHDEHDDHDHEEEEADHKEKENLILPEVPGKKDEDTKDSVHALFKRFADQRGELSTFQLRKVLKDQFPNGSKWGFEYETCRGLIALVDVDHNRRMTITEFRALWKKITEYKKVFDRADLNNNGSLSDYEVQKAIQASGLDTNDAMVRLYVFRYSGYSSTDLGGFISLMLRLEKMSNVFKDKSSDGVIHLTWDEWSSNTMYN; encoded by the exons ATGAAACAGACACAGTCTTACACCTACAACAGGGAACTTGTTGAACAGCACAGCCTGGTGCCCGGAGAGTATGTGATCATCCCCTCCACCATGAAGCCCTACATGGATGCAGAGTTTGCTCTCTCCGTCTTCACTAAATCCGAAGCTAAGATCAC TCCccatgatgaacatgatgatcatgaccatgaagaagaagaagccgaccacaaagagaaggagaacTTGATCCTTCCTGAG GTACCTGGAAAGAAAGATGAGGATACCAAGGATTCTGTCCATGCCCTTTTCAAGCGCTTTGCTGATCAG AGAGGTGAGCTGAGTACCTTTCAGCTCCGCAAAGTCCTGAAAGACCAATTCCCTAACG GATCCAAATGGGGCTTTGAGTATGAAACCTGCAGGGGCTTGATTGCCTTGGTGGAC GTTGACCATAACAGGAGGATGACCATCACTGAATTCAGGGCCCTCTGGAAGAAGATCACCGAATACAAG aaaGTCTTTGATCGTGCAGATTTGAATAACAACGGAAGCCTGTCTGACTACGAGGTCCAGAAAGCAATTCAGGCTTCAG GATTGGATACCAACGATGCGATGGTGAGGCTGTATGTTTTCCGCTATTCGGGCTATTCCTCCACCGATTTGGGTGGCTTCATCAGTCTCATGTTGCGCCTGGAGAAGATGTCAA ATGTCTTCAAGGACAAATCCTCAGATGGAGTGATCCACCTGACCTGGGATGAG TGGTCCAGCAATACCATGTACAACTAG
- the LOC109977497 gene encoding calpain-1 catalytic subunit-like yields MPGCTSIINLSYQDGSEGSSSNPAKYNNQNYGQLKDSHVRRGTEFVDKTFPPNNSSLGDLPSLPSWREAQVEWLRPAEILKRQGSSDEAVFCNKGASRFDFGQGSVGNCWFLAAISALTFHKSLMVQVVPMDQSFKDHAGIFHFRFWRFGHWVDVVIDDHLPVLDNKLLSVRSKSGNEFWVPLLEKAYAKVCGSYTDMNSGLPSEACKDFSGGVSMMYELREVHDAAHDEKLWMSLSNATGCNSMVCCGTAQKGGRLVNTVANTGLVDAHAYSVTAVTEVQYYGSKVQLVRVMNPWGQTEWSGDWSDKSEKWNGVTSEDREKCFDRDDGEFWMTLEDFCHYFLMLFVCCENPNFIDGDLACQWQCMVYEGSWVSGKSAGGSWSNSSFNTNPQYRIEVTKIDETEKEDKNILISLMQKPKAQNRKQQRSYPIGVTVYKIPEGVRANLTLLLCTPNIFHI; encoded by the exons ATGCCTGGATGCACCTCTATCATCAACCTGAGCTACCAAGATGGCAGCGAGGGGAGCAGCTCCAACCCTGCTAAGTACAACAACCAGAACTATGGCCAGCTGAAGGACAGTCATGTCCGCCGAGGAACCGAGTTTGTGGACAAAACCTTCCCACCTAACAACAGCTCCTTGGGAGACTTGCCCAGTTTGCCCAGCTGGCGTGAAGCTCAAGTGGAGTGGCTCCGCCCAGCT GAAATCTTGAAAAGACAAGGCAGCAGTGATGAGGCTGTTTTCTGCAACAAAGGAGCCTCACGGTTTGATTTTGGTCAAGGCAGTGTGG GTAACTGCTGGTTTCTGGCTGCCATTTCCGCCCTGACTTTCCATAAAAGCCTGATGGTGCAGGTTGTGCCTATGGACCAGTCCTTCAAGGACCATGCAGGGATCTTTCACTTCAGG TTCTGGAGGTTCGGCCACTGGGTGGACGTGGTCATTGATGATCACCTGCCAGTACTCGACAACAAATTGCTATCTGTCCGCTCAAAGAGTGGCAACGAGTTCTGGGTTCCTCTGCTGGAGAAAGCTTACGCAAA AGTGTGCGGTTCATACACTGACATGAACTCTGGCCTGCCATCAGAGGCCTGCAAGGATTTCAGTGGAGGCGTGAGCATGATGTACGAGCTTAGGGAGGTCCATGACGCTGCCCATGATGAGAAGCTGTGGATGTCACTCAGCAATGCCACTGGCTGCAACTCAATGGTTTGCTGTGGGACTGCCCAGAAAGGg GGTAGATTGGTGAACACTGTAGCAAACACTGGGCTGGTGGATGCTCATGCCTATTCTGTCACAGCAGTAACAGAg GTCCAGTATTATGGCTCCAAAGTGCAGCTGGTGCGAGTCATGAATCCTTGGGGCCAAACAGAGTGGAGCGGAGACTGGAGTGACAA GTCAGAGAAGTGGAATGGAGTGACCTCAGAAGATCGGGAAAAGTGTTTTGACCGGGATGATGGAGAGTTCTG GATGACATTGGAGGACTTCTGTCACTACTTCCTTATGCTGTTCGTCTGCTGTGAGAACCCTAACTTTATTGACGGAGACCTCGCCTGCCAGTGGCAGTGCATGGTTTACGAGGGCAGCTGGGTCTCAGGCAAAAGTGCAGGCGGAAGCTGGTCAAACT CTTCCTTTAACACAAATCCTCAGTACCGCATTGAAGTGACTAAAATCgatgagacagagaaagaagacaaGAACATCCTGATTTCCCTGATGCAGAAACCTAAGGCACAGAATCGCAAACAGCAGAGATCCTACCCTATTGGAGTCACTGTCTACAAG ATTCCAGAAGGGGTAAGAGCAAACCTCACACTCCTTCTGTGCACACcaaacatatttcacatttga